A genomic stretch from Malus domestica chromosome 15, GDT2T_hap1 includes:
- the LOC103400796 gene encoding inactive protein kinase SELMODRAFT_444075-like isoform X1, with protein sequence MKEKGDGKVVVVAVKALKEISSTVLVWALTHVVQPGDYVKLLAVIPSHSSKRIWDFARFTNDCTTSHRRSFSGTMLDDRDDIVDSCSQMVLQLQDVYDPEKIKVRVKIVSGTPCGVVASEAKKAQSNWVILDKNLKCEKKHCLEKLQCNVVIMKRSGPKVLRLNLVNSPKMEPEAPFCSLSESGSYPKLLKSQFEEWNMIRGPTVTPTSSFDRESPLTATDIGTSSISSSDAGTESCSNSEILGRLKQEYQHANDSDSEANHENRSSCHVSSYCQPWMTTDYLSSSGEFSRYVAEGSERHYNKALISTYGTLLDKLANLNRQPDVGVLNCRLDLNLSRSVREAISLSRHSPPNPPPLCSICLHKAPAFGNPPRWFTYAELELATGGFSEANFLAEGGYGSVHRGVLPHGQVVAVKQHKLASSQGDKEFCSEVEVLSCAQHRNVVMLIGFCVENGKRLLVYEYVCNGSLDSHLYGKDSRPLKWSARQRTAVGAARGLRYLHEECRVGCIVHRDMRPNNILLTHDFEPLVGDFGLARWQPDGDIGMQTRVLGRFGYLAPEYAQSGQITEKADVYSFGVVLVELVTGRKAMDINRPRGQQCLTEWARPLLEKKATFELLDPRLRNCYSKQQVCNMMQCASLCIRRDPRSRPRMSQVLRILEGDDIPENSPNHSCLKEAL encoded by the exons ATGAAAGAGAAGGGTGATGGGAAAGTTGTGGTGGTGGCTGTGAAAGCATTGAAGGAGATTTCAAGTACTGTTCTGGTGTGGGCTTTGACTCATGTTGTGCAGCCTGGTGATTATGTCAAGCTTTTGGCTGTCATTCCTTCTCACTCAA GTAAAAGGATATGGGATTTTGCAAGATTTACCAACGATTGCACGACAAGTCACCGGAGGTCTTTCTCAGGAACCATGTTAGATGACAGGGATGACATTGTGGACTCATGCTCTCAGATGGTGCTGCAACTCCAAGATGTCTATGATCCAGAGAAG ATAAAGGTCCGGGTAAAGATAGTTTCTGGCACACCGTGTGGTGTTGTGGCTTCCGAAGCAAAGAAAGCTCAATCAAACTGGGTTATATTGGACAA AAACTTGAAATGTGAAAAGAAACACTGTTTGGAGAAGCTGCAATGCAATGTCGTGATTATGAAACGATCTGGGCCAAAGGTTCTtcggttgaatttggttaattCTCCAAAGATGGAACCTGAAGCGCCCTTCTGTTCGTTGTCTGAATcaggatcttatccaaaactTCTGAAAAGCCAGTTTGAAGAGTGGAATATGATTAGAGGGCCGACTGTGACTCCAACTAGTAGTTTCGACCGCGAGTCACCTCTGACTGCTACGGATATTGGAACATCATCTATATCAAGCTCAGATGCAGGGACTGAATCATGCTCGAATTCTGAAATTTTGGGGAggttaaagcaagagtatcagCATGCGAATGATTCTGACAGTGAGGCAAACCATGAAAACCGGAGTTCTTGTCATGTGAGCTCATATTGCCAGCCATGGATGACAACAGATTACCTAAGTTCCAGTGGTGAATTTTCAAGATATGTGGCAGAAGGTTCAGAGAGACATTACAATAAGGCTTTGATTTCAACATATGGAACCTTGCTGGATAAGTTAGCCAACTTAAATCGACAACCTGATGTTGGAGTATTGAATTGTAGGCTTGATTTGAACTTAAGCAGAAGTGTACGTGAAGCAATCTCGCTATCCAGACACTCACCTCCCAACCCTCCTCCATTGTGTTCGATATGTCTGCACAAGGCACCTGCATTTGGAAATCCACCTAGGTGGTTCACTTACGCTGAGCTGGAACTTGCCACAGGTGGCTTTTCAGAAGCAAATTTCTTGGCTGAAGGTGGATATGGCTCCGTACACAGAGGCGTCTTACCACATGGTCAGGTTGTTGCTGTCAAGCAACATAAATTGGCTAGTTCTCAAGGTGATAAGGAATTCTGCTCAGAAGTAGAGGTCTTAAGCTGCGCGCAGCATCGCAATGTTGTAATGTTGATTGGATTCTGTGTGGAGAATGGTAAAAGGTTGCTAGTTTACGAATATGTGTGCAATGGATCTTTGGATTCTCATCTATATG GGAAAGACAGTCGCCCGTTAAAATGGTCTGCACGACAAAGAACTGCAGTTGGAGCAGCTCGAGGGCTGAGATACCTTCATGAAGAGTGCAGAGTGGGTTGCATTGTCCACCGGGATATGAGGCCGAACAATATCCTTCTGACCCATGATTTTGAACCATTG GTCGGAGATTTTGGACTCGCACGGTGGCAACCAGATGGAGATATTGGGATGCAAACAAGAGTACTTGGAAGATTCGG TTACTTGGCTCCAGAATATGCTCAAAGTGGACAAATCACAGAAAAAGCTGATGTGTATTCGTTCGGAGTAGTATTAGTAGAGCTCGTTACAGGACGGAAAGCTATGGACATAAACCGCCCGAGAGGCCAGCAATGCCTCACTGAATGG GCACGCCCCTTGCTCGAAAAGAAGGCCACTTTCGAACTGTTAGACCCGCGGTTAAGGAACTGCTATTCGAAGCAACAGGTTTGCAACATGATGCAATGTGCTTCCTTGTGCATCAGGCGTGACCCTCGTTCGAGGCCCCGAATGTCTCAG GTGCTTCGGATTTTGGAAGGCGATGACATTCCGGAGAATTCGCCAAATCATTCTTGCTTGAAGGAGGCCTTATGA
- the LOC103400795 gene encoding probable acyl-[acyl-carrier-protein]--UDP-N-acetylglucosamine O-acyltransferase, mitochondrial isoform X1, with amino-acid sequence MRALVKVGGKRLSSALSSLSSPYIRRFCSSLNSGSVHPSANVHPNAVLGQGVSIGPFCTVGSSAKVGNGCRLYPGSHIFGNTEVGERCVLLTGAIVGDDLPGRTVLGCDNVIGHHAVVGVKCQDLKYKSGDECFLDVGDNNDIREHTSIHRSSKSSDITAIGNNNLIMGSCHIAHDCKIGNNIIFANNTLLAGHVVVECYIVSCISNSSSTSNDYAHTAGAVVVHQFCHVGSFSFIGGGSVITQDVPKYMMVAGERAVLRGLNLEGLRRNGFTAAEIRSLRTAYQKIFMPADENSGDFEERLSHVELHAELAHIPAVRSMVQSIRDSFEGKRRGICKFRHWNGS; translated from the exons ATGCGTGCGTTGGTGAAAGTTGGCGGCAAACGCTTAAGCTCTGCGCTGAGCAGCCTCAGCTCGCCGTATATCCGCCGCTTCTGCAGCAGCCTTAACTCCGGCTCCGTTCATCCCAGTGCAAACGTTCACCCCAATGCCGTTTTGGGTCAG GGTGTTTCAATTGGACCCTTTTGTACTGTTGGATCGTCGGCGAAGGTTGGCAATGGCTGCCGATTATACCCCGGAagccatatttttggaaataCAGAAGTTGGGGAGCGTTGTGTTTTGTTGAC TGGTGCCATTGTTGGTGATGATCTTCCAGGGCGTACCGTGCTCGGGTGTGATAATGTTATTGGACACCATGCCGTGGTTGGTGTCAAATGCCAAGATTTGAAGTACAAG TCAGGGGATGAATGTTTCCTTGATGTTGGGGACAACAACGATATCAGAGAGCATACTTCAATCCACCGATCTTCAAAGTCGAGTGATATAACA GCTATTGGGAATAACAATCTTATCATGGGATCTTGTCATATTGCCCACGATTGCAAGATCGGAAACAAcatcatttttgcaaataaTACATTGCTGGCAGGCCATGTTGTGGTGGAA TGTTACATCGTGTCTTGCATTTCAAACTCCTCTTCTACATCAAAT GATTATGCTCACACTGCAGGGGCTGTCGTCGTTCATCAATTCTGCCATGTTGGCTCTTTCTCATTTATTGGTGGTGGCTCTGTG ATCACACAGGATGTTCCAAAGTACATGATGGTTGCAGGAGAAAGAGCTGTGCTTCGTGGTTTAAACCTTGAAGGTCTACGGCGTAATGGATTCACAGCCGCAGAG ATCAGAAGCCTGAGAACAGCTTACCAAAAGATATTCATGCCTGCTGATGAAAATTCCGGGGATTTTGAAGAACGTCTTTCCCACGTG GAGCTGCATGCTGAATTGGCTCATATACCTGCAGTCCGTTCCATGGTGCAGTCTATCCGTGACTCTTTTGAAGGAAAGCGACGTGGAATATGTAAATTCAGACATTGGAATGGCTCTTAA
- the LOC103400796 gene encoding inactive protein kinase SELMODRAFT_444075-like isoform X2 has translation MKEKGDGKVVVVAVKALKEISSTVLVWALTHVVQPGDYVKLLAVIPSHSRTMLDDRDDIVDSCSQMVLQLQDVYDPEKIKVRVKIVSGTPCGVVASEAKKAQSNWVILDKNLKCEKKHCLEKLQCNVVIMKRSGPKVLRLNLVNSPKMEPEAPFCSLSESGSYPKLLKSQFEEWNMIRGPTVTPTSSFDRESPLTATDIGTSSISSSDAGTESCSNSEILGRLKQEYQHANDSDSEANHENRSSCHVSSYCQPWMTTDYLSSSGEFSRYVAEGSERHYNKALISTYGTLLDKLANLNRQPDVGVLNCRLDLNLSRSVREAISLSRHSPPNPPPLCSICLHKAPAFGNPPRWFTYAELELATGGFSEANFLAEGGYGSVHRGVLPHGQVVAVKQHKLASSQGDKEFCSEVEVLSCAQHRNVVMLIGFCVENGKRLLVYEYVCNGSLDSHLYGKDSRPLKWSARQRTAVGAARGLRYLHEECRVGCIVHRDMRPNNILLTHDFEPLVGDFGLARWQPDGDIGMQTRVLGRFGYLAPEYAQSGQITEKADVYSFGVVLVELVTGRKAMDINRPRGQQCLTEWARPLLEKKATFELLDPRLRNCYSKQQVCNMMQCASLCIRRDPRSRPRMSQVLRILEGDDIPENSPNHSCLKEAL, from the exons ATGAAAGAGAAGGGTGATGGGAAAGTTGTGGTGGTGGCTGTGAAAGCATTGAAGGAGATTTCAAGTACTGTTCTGGTGTGGGCTTTGACTCATGTTGTGCAGCCTGGTGATTATGTCAAGCTTTTGGCTGTCATTCCTTCTCACTCAA GAACCATGTTAGATGACAGGGATGACATTGTGGACTCATGCTCTCAGATGGTGCTGCAACTCCAAGATGTCTATGATCCAGAGAAG ATAAAGGTCCGGGTAAAGATAGTTTCTGGCACACCGTGTGGTGTTGTGGCTTCCGAAGCAAAGAAAGCTCAATCAAACTGGGTTATATTGGACAA AAACTTGAAATGTGAAAAGAAACACTGTTTGGAGAAGCTGCAATGCAATGTCGTGATTATGAAACGATCTGGGCCAAAGGTTCTtcggttgaatttggttaattCTCCAAAGATGGAACCTGAAGCGCCCTTCTGTTCGTTGTCTGAATcaggatcttatccaaaactTCTGAAAAGCCAGTTTGAAGAGTGGAATATGATTAGAGGGCCGACTGTGACTCCAACTAGTAGTTTCGACCGCGAGTCACCTCTGACTGCTACGGATATTGGAACATCATCTATATCAAGCTCAGATGCAGGGACTGAATCATGCTCGAATTCTGAAATTTTGGGGAggttaaagcaagagtatcagCATGCGAATGATTCTGACAGTGAGGCAAACCATGAAAACCGGAGTTCTTGTCATGTGAGCTCATATTGCCAGCCATGGATGACAACAGATTACCTAAGTTCCAGTGGTGAATTTTCAAGATATGTGGCAGAAGGTTCAGAGAGACATTACAATAAGGCTTTGATTTCAACATATGGAACCTTGCTGGATAAGTTAGCCAACTTAAATCGACAACCTGATGTTGGAGTATTGAATTGTAGGCTTGATTTGAACTTAAGCAGAAGTGTACGTGAAGCAATCTCGCTATCCAGACACTCACCTCCCAACCCTCCTCCATTGTGTTCGATATGTCTGCACAAGGCACCTGCATTTGGAAATCCACCTAGGTGGTTCACTTACGCTGAGCTGGAACTTGCCACAGGTGGCTTTTCAGAAGCAAATTTCTTGGCTGAAGGTGGATATGGCTCCGTACACAGAGGCGTCTTACCACATGGTCAGGTTGTTGCTGTCAAGCAACATAAATTGGCTAGTTCTCAAGGTGATAAGGAATTCTGCTCAGAAGTAGAGGTCTTAAGCTGCGCGCAGCATCGCAATGTTGTAATGTTGATTGGATTCTGTGTGGAGAATGGTAAAAGGTTGCTAGTTTACGAATATGTGTGCAATGGATCTTTGGATTCTCATCTATATG GGAAAGACAGTCGCCCGTTAAAATGGTCTGCACGACAAAGAACTGCAGTTGGAGCAGCTCGAGGGCTGAGATACCTTCATGAAGAGTGCAGAGTGGGTTGCATTGTCCACCGGGATATGAGGCCGAACAATATCCTTCTGACCCATGATTTTGAACCATTG GTCGGAGATTTTGGACTCGCACGGTGGCAACCAGATGGAGATATTGGGATGCAAACAAGAGTACTTGGAAGATTCGG TTACTTGGCTCCAGAATATGCTCAAAGTGGACAAATCACAGAAAAAGCTGATGTGTATTCGTTCGGAGTAGTATTAGTAGAGCTCGTTACAGGACGGAAAGCTATGGACATAAACCGCCCGAGAGGCCAGCAATGCCTCACTGAATGG GCACGCCCCTTGCTCGAAAAGAAGGCCACTTTCGAACTGTTAGACCCGCGGTTAAGGAACTGCTATTCGAAGCAACAGGTTTGCAACATGATGCAATGTGCTTCCTTGTGCATCAGGCGTGACCCTCGTTCGAGGCCCCGAATGTCTCAG GTGCTTCGGATTTTGGAAGGCGATGACATTCCGGAGAATTCGCCAAATCATTCTTGCTTGAAGGAGGCCTTATGA
- the LOC103400795 gene encoding probable acyl-[acyl-carrier-protein]--UDP-N-acetylglucosamine O-acyltransferase, mitochondrial isoform X4 — protein sequence MPFWGVSIGPFCTVGSSAKVGNGCRLYPGSHIFGNTEVGERCVLLTGAIVGDDLPGRTVLGCDNVIGHHAVVGVKCQDLKYKSGDECFLDVGDNNDIREHTSIHRSSKSSDITAIGNNNLIMGSCHIAHDCKIGNNIIFANNTLLAGHVVVEDYAHTAGAVVVHQFCHVGSFSFIGGGSVITQDVPKYMMVAGERAVLRGLNLEGLRRNGFTAAEIRSLRTAYQKIFMPADENSGDFEERLSHVELHAELAHIPAVRSMVQSIRDSFEGKRRGICKFRHWNGS from the exons ATGCCGTTTTGG GGTGTTTCAATTGGACCCTTTTGTACTGTTGGATCGTCGGCGAAGGTTGGCAATGGCTGCCGATTATACCCCGGAagccatatttttggaaataCAGAAGTTGGGGAGCGTTGTGTTTTGTTGAC TGGTGCCATTGTTGGTGATGATCTTCCAGGGCGTACCGTGCTCGGGTGTGATAATGTTATTGGACACCATGCCGTGGTTGGTGTCAAATGCCAAGATTTGAAGTACAAG TCAGGGGATGAATGTTTCCTTGATGTTGGGGACAACAACGATATCAGAGAGCATACTTCAATCCACCGATCTTCAAAGTCGAGTGATATAACA GCTATTGGGAATAACAATCTTATCATGGGATCTTGTCATATTGCCCACGATTGCAAGATCGGAAACAAcatcatttttgcaaataaTACATTGCTGGCAGGCCATGTTGTGGTGGAA GATTATGCTCACACTGCAGGGGCTGTCGTCGTTCATCAATTCTGCCATGTTGGCTCTTTCTCATTTATTGGTGGTGGCTCTGTG ATCACACAGGATGTTCCAAAGTACATGATGGTTGCAGGAGAAAGAGCTGTGCTTCGTGGTTTAAACCTTGAAGGTCTACGGCGTAATGGATTCACAGCCGCAGAG ATCAGAAGCCTGAGAACAGCTTACCAAAAGATATTCATGCCTGCTGATGAAAATTCCGGGGATTTTGAAGAACGTCTTTCCCACGTG GAGCTGCATGCTGAATTGGCTCATATACCTGCAGTCCGTTCCATGGTGCAGTCTATCCGTGACTCTTTTGAAGGAAAGCGACGTGGAATATGTAAATTCAGACATTGGAATGGCTCTTAA
- the LOC103400791 gene encoding pentatricopeptide repeat-containing protein At2g15690, mitochondrial-like, whose amino-acid sequence MASLTSLPPTGNYIVNTRFKSRVKPNPHDQLFLNPTLSSVLKIQPSSSSFNPTPFNRLCTSAVHSANNPRVRRRNNGSSPSPPTTSGANSQYKTQPLRKYNRTQQPNEPKVDRNESNTQNVSAPLRMNSKDVDLMRLCEEGKVGEALEFMGRGVSADYGVFCALLESCDGSKSLEIGRKVHEFMRQSPFRGDIELNTKLVQMYGRCGSTRDARKVFDRMRERSIGLWHSMITGYAVNRQGDEGMLLFEQMRNSGLEPDKETFLVALAACASAEAVEEGFALFESMKNEYEIVPEIEHYLGLIDVLGKSGHLNEVEEFIDKMPFEPTVEVWEALRNSARIHGDIELEDRAEELLVNIDPSKANADKIPLPLRKKHSELNMLEDKNKVSEYRSTNEAYEKLKGLKGQMREAGYVPDTRYVLHDIDQEAKEQALQYHSERLAIAYGLISTPARQTLRIIKNLRICGDCHNAIKIMSKIVGRELIVRDNKRFHHFRDGKCTCGDYW is encoded by the coding sequence ATGGCTTCTCTAACTTCTCTTCCCCCAACCGGAAACTATATCGtcaatacccgtttcaaatcccGGGTCAAGCCGAATCCGCACGACCAGCTCTTTCTCAATCCCACTCTTTCTTCCGTCCTAAAAATccaaccttcttcttcctccttcaacCCCACCCCATTCAACCGGCTCTGCACCTCCGCCGTCCACAGCGCCAACAATCCCAGAGTCCGCCGCCGCAACAACGGCTCTTCTCCGTCCCCACCCACAACATCTGGCGCCAATTCCCAGTACAAGACCCAACCTTTACGCAAGTACAACAGGACCCAGCAACCAAATGAACCAAAAGTTGACAGAAATGAATCGAATACCCAAAATGTGAGCGCCCCACTACGTATGAACTCAAAAGATGTGGATTTGATGCGTTTGTGCGAGGAGGGTAAGGTCGGAGAAGCGTTGGAGTTTATGGGTCGAGGTGTTTCCGCCGATTACGGAGTTTTCTGTGCGTTGTTGGAATCGTGTGATGGATCGAAGTCGCTTGAGATTGGGAGGAAGGTCCACGAGTTCATGAGACAGTCGCCGTTTCGCGGGGATATTGAGTTGAACACTAAGTTGGTTCAAATGTATGGGAGGTGTGGGAGTACGAGAGATGCGCGCAAGGTGTTTGATAGAATGCGCGAGCGGAGCATTGGTTTGTGGCATTCGATGATCACTGGGTATGCAGTGAATCGGCAGGGTGACGAGGGGATGCTGTTGTTTGAACAAATGAGGAATTCGGGGTTGGAGCCCGATAAGGAGACTTTTTTAGTGGCGTTGGCAGCGTGTGCTAGTGCGGAAGCTGTAGAAGAAGGGTTCGCCCTCTTCGaatcaatgaagaatgagtaTGAGATTGTACCGGAGATTGAGCATTATTTAGGACTTATTGATGTTCTTGGGAAGTCTGGTCATTTGAATGAAGTCGAGGAGTTCATTGACAAAATGCCATTTGAGCCTACAGTTGAAGTTTGGGAGGCTCTTAGGAACTCTGCGCGAATTCATGGAGATATTGAACTTGAAGATCGTGCGGAGGAATTGTTGGTTAATATTGATCCTTCTAAGGCCAATGCTGACAAAATCCCATTGCCTCTGCGGAAGAAGCACTCGGAGCTTAACATGCTAGAGGATAAGAATAAGGTGAGTGAGTATCGGAGTACAAACGAGGCGTATGAGAAATTGAAAGGTTTGAAGGGACAGATGAGGGAAGCAGGCTATGTGCCGGATACAAGATACGTGCTTCATGACATTGATCAGGAGGCAAAAGAGCAAGCCTTGCAGTATCATAGTGAGCGTTTGGCAATTGCTTACGGTCTGATTAGTACTCCAGCCAGGCAAACTCTGAGGATAATTAAGAATCTTCGAATCTGTGGCGACTGCCATAATGCGATAAAAATCATGTCGAAGATTGTTGGGAGGGAGCTGATCGTTAGGGATAACAAGCGGTTCCATCATTTCAGGGATGGGAAGTGCACCTGTGGGGATTACTGGTAA
- the LOC103400795 gene encoding probable acyl-[acyl-carrier-protein]--UDP-N-acetylglucosamine O-acyltransferase, mitochondrial isoform X3, protein MPFWGVSIGPFCTVGSSAKVGNGCRLYPGSHIFGNTEVGERCVLLTGAIVGDDLPGRTVLGCDNVIGHHAVVGVKCQDLKYKSGDECFLDVGDNNDIREHTSIHRSSKSSDITAIGNNNLIMGSCHIAHDCKIGNNIIFANNTLLAGHVVVECYIVSCISNSSSTSNDYAHTAGAVVVHQFCHVGSFSFIGGGSVITQDVPKYMMVAGERAVLRGLNLEGLRRNGFTAAEIRSLRTAYQKIFMPADENSGDFEERLSHVELHAELAHIPAVRSMVQSIRDSFEGKRRGICKFRHWNGS, encoded by the exons ATGCCGTTTTGG GGTGTTTCAATTGGACCCTTTTGTACTGTTGGATCGTCGGCGAAGGTTGGCAATGGCTGCCGATTATACCCCGGAagccatatttttggaaataCAGAAGTTGGGGAGCGTTGTGTTTTGTTGAC TGGTGCCATTGTTGGTGATGATCTTCCAGGGCGTACCGTGCTCGGGTGTGATAATGTTATTGGACACCATGCCGTGGTTGGTGTCAAATGCCAAGATTTGAAGTACAAG TCAGGGGATGAATGTTTCCTTGATGTTGGGGACAACAACGATATCAGAGAGCATACTTCAATCCACCGATCTTCAAAGTCGAGTGATATAACA GCTATTGGGAATAACAATCTTATCATGGGATCTTGTCATATTGCCCACGATTGCAAGATCGGAAACAAcatcatttttgcaaataaTACATTGCTGGCAGGCCATGTTGTGGTGGAA TGTTACATCGTGTCTTGCATTTCAAACTCCTCTTCTACATCAAAT GATTATGCTCACACTGCAGGGGCTGTCGTCGTTCATCAATTCTGCCATGTTGGCTCTTTCTCATTTATTGGTGGTGGCTCTGTG ATCACACAGGATGTTCCAAAGTACATGATGGTTGCAGGAGAAAGAGCTGTGCTTCGTGGTTTAAACCTTGAAGGTCTACGGCGTAATGGATTCACAGCCGCAGAG ATCAGAAGCCTGAGAACAGCTTACCAAAAGATATTCATGCCTGCTGATGAAAATTCCGGGGATTTTGAAGAACGTCTTTCCCACGTG GAGCTGCATGCTGAATTGGCTCATATACCTGCAGTCCGTTCCATGGTGCAGTCTATCCGTGACTCTTTTGAAGGAAAGCGACGTGGAATATGTAAATTCAGACATTGGAATGGCTCTTAA
- the LOC103400795 gene encoding probable acyl-[acyl-carrier-protein]--UDP-N-acetylglucosamine O-acyltransferase, mitochondrial isoform X2, which translates to MRALVKVGGKRLSSALSSLSSPYIRRFCSSLNSGSVHPSANVHPNAVLGQGVSIGPFCTVGSSAKVGNGCRLYPGSHIFGNTEVGERCVLLTGAIVGDDLPGRTVLGCDNVIGHHAVVGVKCQDLKYKSGDECFLDVGDNNDIREHTSIHRSSKSSDITAIGNNNLIMGSCHIAHDCKIGNNIIFANNTLLAGHVVVEDYAHTAGAVVVHQFCHVGSFSFIGGGSVITQDVPKYMMVAGERAVLRGLNLEGLRRNGFTAAEIRSLRTAYQKIFMPADENSGDFEERLSHVELHAELAHIPAVRSMVQSIRDSFEGKRRGICKFRHWNGS; encoded by the exons ATGCGTGCGTTGGTGAAAGTTGGCGGCAAACGCTTAAGCTCTGCGCTGAGCAGCCTCAGCTCGCCGTATATCCGCCGCTTCTGCAGCAGCCTTAACTCCGGCTCCGTTCATCCCAGTGCAAACGTTCACCCCAATGCCGTTTTGGGTCAG GGTGTTTCAATTGGACCCTTTTGTACTGTTGGATCGTCGGCGAAGGTTGGCAATGGCTGCCGATTATACCCCGGAagccatatttttggaaataCAGAAGTTGGGGAGCGTTGTGTTTTGTTGAC TGGTGCCATTGTTGGTGATGATCTTCCAGGGCGTACCGTGCTCGGGTGTGATAATGTTATTGGACACCATGCCGTGGTTGGTGTCAAATGCCAAGATTTGAAGTACAAG TCAGGGGATGAATGTTTCCTTGATGTTGGGGACAACAACGATATCAGAGAGCATACTTCAATCCACCGATCTTCAAAGTCGAGTGATATAACA GCTATTGGGAATAACAATCTTATCATGGGATCTTGTCATATTGCCCACGATTGCAAGATCGGAAACAAcatcatttttgcaaataaTACATTGCTGGCAGGCCATGTTGTGGTGGAA GATTATGCTCACACTGCAGGGGCTGTCGTCGTTCATCAATTCTGCCATGTTGGCTCTTTCTCATTTATTGGTGGTGGCTCTGTG ATCACACAGGATGTTCCAAAGTACATGATGGTTGCAGGAGAAAGAGCTGTGCTTCGTGGTTTAAACCTTGAAGGTCTACGGCGTAATGGATTCACAGCCGCAGAG ATCAGAAGCCTGAGAACAGCTTACCAAAAGATATTCATGCCTGCTGATGAAAATTCCGGGGATTTTGAAGAACGTCTTTCCCACGTG GAGCTGCATGCTGAATTGGCTCATATACCTGCAGTCCGTTCCATGGTGCAGTCTATCCGTGACTCTTTTGAAGGAAAGCGACGTGGAATATGTAAATTCAGACATTGGAATGGCTCTTAA
- the LOC103400789 gene encoding mitochondrial carrier protein CoAc2, whose amino-acid sequence MSEKREEREMNVYLDGMIESMPVFAKELIAGGVAGGVAKTVVAPLERIKILFQTRRAEYQSIGLFGSVRKIAKTEGPMGFYRGNGASVARIVPYAALHYMTYEQYRRWIILTFPDVGRGPGLDLVAGSFAGGTAVLFTYPLDLVRTKLAYQVVGSQKLNVQGVLNSQQIYKGILDCFSMTYREAGLRGLYRGVAPSLYGIFPYAGLKFYFYEEMKRHVPPEHKKSIVFKLVCGSVAGVLGQTFTYPLDVVRRQMQVQRIMVSSSPEMKGTIETLVMIAQKQGWKQLFSGLSINYLKVVPSVAIGFTVYDIMKSCLRVPSRDEAEAVRKVVTNKRSTHPSSLDS is encoded by the exons ATGTCAgagaagagggaagagagagagatgaacgTGTACCTGGACGGGATGATAGAGTCCATGCCTGTGTTCGCCAAGGAGCTGATCGCCGGTGGCGTCGCCGGCGGGGTTGCAAAAACAGTGGTTGCGCCACTCGAGCGCATCAAGATTTTGTTTCAG ACCAGAAGAGCAGAATACCAGAGCATCGGACTTTTTGGATCCGTTAGGAAAATTGCAAAGACAGAAGGGCCTATGGGTTTCTACAG GGGAAATGGAGCTAGTGTTGCAAGAATTGTTCCATATGCAGCCCTGCATTATATGACCTATGAACAATACCGCAGATGGATTATTCTCACCTTTCCTGACGTTGGGCGGGGACCTGGTCTTGATCTTGTGGCAGGATCTTTTGCTGGAGGAACAGCTGTGCTTTTTACTTATCCCCTTGATTTGGTTCGGACAAAGTTGGCCTATCAG GTTGTCGGTTCACAGAAGTTAAATGTTCAAGGGGTACTGAATTCTCAACAAATATATAAAGGAATTCTCGATTGTTTCTCAATGACGTACAGAGAGGCTGGACTTAGAGGCCTCTACCGTGGCGTTG CTCCGTCGCTTTATGGGATCTTCCCATATGCCGGTTTGAAGTTTTACTTCTACGAGGAGATGAAGCGCCATGTCCCTCCGGAGCACAAGAAGAGTATTGTGTTCAAACTCGTATGTGGTTCTGTTGCTGGTGTATTAGGCCAGACTTTTACGTATCCCCTTGATGTGGTGAGGAGGCAGATGCAG GTTCAACGAATTATGGTATCAAGCAGTCCAGAGATGAAGGGAACAATCGAAACCCTTGTTATGATCGCTCAAAAGCAAGGATGGAAGCAATTGTTTTCAGGACTTAGCATCAATTACTTGAAG GTCGTACCATCTGTGGCAATCGGGTTCACAGTTTACGATATAATGAAGTCCTGCCTTCGAGTTCCATCAAGGGACGAAGCTGAAGCTGTGAGAAAAGTGGTAACCAACAAAAGAAGTACCCATCCATCCTCCCTTGACTCCTAG